From a single Lentimicrobiaceae bacterium genomic region:
- a CDS encoding deoxyhypusine synthase family protein — protein MNRGPVSQFIEHHYRHFNSATVVDAAKAYETHLAEGGKMMITLAGAMSTAELGISLAEMIRQDKVQIISCTGANLEEDIMNMVAHSHYKRVPNYRDLTPEQEYELLEKGLNRVTDTCIPEEEAFRKIQHHIEKIWKDAQAKGERFFPHEYMYKLLLSKVMENDYEIDPKHSWMLAAAEKNLPIIVPGWEDSTMGNIFASYCIKGELNPSTMKTGIEYMIYLSEWYRNNSSGKGVGFFQIGGGIAGDFPICVVPMMYQDLEWHDVPFWSYFCQISDSTTSYGSYSGAVPNEKITWGKLDIDTPKYIIESDATIVAPLIFAWLLKW, from the coding sequence ATGAACAGAGGACCTGTTTCACAATTTATAGAGCACCACTACAGGCATTTTAATTCTGCAACTGTGGTAGATGCTGCCAAAGCTTACGAAACTCACCTTGCAGAAGGTGGTAAAATGATGATAACACTGGCTGGCGCCATGAGCACCGCCGAACTGGGCATCTCTCTGGCCGAAATGATCAGACAGGATAAAGTTCAGATAATCAGCTGCACAGGCGCTAACCTGGAAGAAGACATTATGAATATGGTGGCTCATTCCCACTACAAACGGGTGCCAAACTACCGCGACCTTACGCCAGAGCAGGAATACGAGTTGCTGGAGAAAGGCCTCAACCGGGTAACCGACACCTGCATTCCTGAAGAAGAAGCATTCCGCAAGATTCAGCATCATATCGAAAAAATATGGAAAGATGCCCAGGCAAAAGGCGAACGCTTTTTCCCGCATGAATACATGTATAAACTGCTTCTGAGCAAAGTCATGGAAAATGACTATGAAATTGACCCTAAGCACTCCTGGATGCTGGCCGCAGCTGAAAAAAACCTGCCTATTATTGTTCCGGGCTGGGAAGACAGCACTATGGGTAACATTTTCGCATCTTATTGCATTAAAGGCGAATTGAACCCGTCAACCATGAAAACAGGTATCGAATACATGATTTATCTCTCGGAATGGTACCGCAACAACTCATCGGGCAAAGGCGTTGGGTTTTTCCAGATTGGCGGTGGTATTGCCGGCGATTTTCCGATTTGCGTGGTACCAATGATGTATCAGGATCTTGAATGGCATGACGTTCCTTTCTGGTCATATTTCTGCCAGATTAGTGATTCAACCACTTCCTATGGCTCATATTCAGGAGCTGTTCCAAACGAAAAAATTACCTGGGGAAAACTTGACATTGACACGCCCAAATATATTATTGAAAGCGATGCTACCATTGTCGCCCCGCTGATTTTTGCCTGGCTGCTTAAATGGTAA
- a CDS encoding arginine decarboxylase: MKNKYIDLIEQTFDFPQDEFRVEDNELYFHNIPLMDIIKQYGTPLKISYLPKISQQIQRAKKMFNVAIAKADYRGDYNYCYCTKSSHFSFVLEEVLKNDVHLETSSAFDIFLLETLFEQGLISKDNYIICNGFKRPQYIENISNLINEGFENTIPIIDNKLELDQLDKNITRKCKLGIRIASEEEPKFEFYTSRLGIRYNDIIPYYEEKIKNNPKFQLKMLHFFINTGIKDSAYYWNELSKCVNLYCQLKQICPELDSLNIGGGFPIKNSLSFDYDYEYMAEEIIAQIKMICDRNNTREPHIFTEFGSYTVGESGATLYSIINQKQQNDRELWDMIDSSFMTTLPDTWALNQRFILLGINKWDSEYERVFLGGLTCDSEDYYNAEAHANAIFLPKIDNEEPLYIGLFHTGAYQESIGGYGGIQHCLIPAPKHIIIDLDEEGEYTTKLFAKEQTHKSMLRILGY; the protein is encoded by the coding sequence ATGAAGAACAAGTACATTGATCTGATAGAACAGACTTTCGATTTTCCTCAGGATGAGTTTCGGGTAGAAGATAATGAACTTTATTTTCATAATATACCCTTAATGGACATCATTAAACAGTATGGCACGCCATTGAAAATCAGCTATCTTCCAAAGATAAGTCAACAGATTCAGCGGGCTAAGAAGATGTTTAATGTGGCCATTGCCAAGGCTGACTATCGTGGCGATTATAACTATTGTTATTGTACTAAAAGTTCACATTTTTCATTTGTGCTTGAAGAAGTGTTGAAAAATGATGTACACCTCGAGACTTCATCGGCTTTTGATATATTCCTTTTAGAGACTTTATTTGAGCAAGGTCTTATAAGTAAGGATAATTATATTATTTGTAACGGGTTTAAACGTCCGCAATACATTGAAAATATCAGCAATCTGATAAATGAAGGCTTTGAAAACACCATTCCCATTATTGATAATAAGCTTGAGTTGGATCAGCTTGATAAAAATATAACCCGAAAATGTAAGTTGGGAATCCGGATTGCCTCTGAGGAGGAACCCAAATTTGAATTTTATACGTCGAGGTTGGGTATCAGATACAACGATATTATTCCTTACTACGAAGAGAAAATTAAAAATAATCCCAAGTTTCAGCTTAAAATGCTGCATTTCTTCATCAATACCGGGATTAAAGACTCAGCTTATTACTGGAATGAGCTTTCAAAATGCGTAAACCTTTATTGTCAGCTAAAGCAAATTTGCCCTGAACTTGATTCACTGAATATAGGTGGCGGTTTCCCAATTAAAAATTCACTCTCTTTTGATTACGATTACGAATACATGGCCGAGGAGATTATTGCTCAGATAAAAATGATATGTGATCGTAACAATACCCGCGAACCGCATATTTTTACAGAATTCGGTTCTTATACGGTTGGCGAAAGTGGAGCCACCCTTTATTCAATTATCAATCAAAAGCAGCAGAATGACAGAGAGTTATGGGATATGATTGATTCATCGTTTATGACAACCCTTCCCGATACGTGGGCGTTGAATCAGCGGTTTATTTTGCTGGGGATTAATAAGTGGGATTCGGAATATGAGAGGGTGTTTTTAGGTGGATTAACGTGTGATAGTGAGGATTACTATAATGCTGAGGCGCATGCCAACGCCATTTTCCTTCCAAAAATTGATAATGAGGAGCCGCTGTATATCGGATTATTCCACACCGGCGCCTATCAGGAGTCTATCGGGGGTTATGGTGGTATTCAGCATTGTTTGATTCCTGCGCCCAAGCATATTATTATTGATCTTGACGAAGAAGGTGAGTACACAACCAAGCTGTTTGCCAAAGAGCAAACCCATAAATCGATGCTTCGTATACTCGGGTATTAA